One part of the Homo sapiens chromosome 19, GRCh38.p14 Primary Assembly genome encodes these proteins:
- the ZNF415 gene encoding zinc finger protein 415 isoform 4 (isoform 4 is encoded by transcript variant 26) → MTVRQVSHSGEKGYKCDLCGKVFSQKSNLARHWRVHTGEKPYKCNECDRSFSRNSCLALHRRVHTGEKPYKCYECDKVFSRNSCLALHQKTHIGEKPYTCKECGKAFSVRSTLTNHQVIHSGKKPYKCNECGKVFSQTSSLATHQRIHTGEKPYKCNECGKVFSQTSSLARHWRIHTGEKPYKCNECGKVFSYNSHLASHRRVHTGEKPYKCNECGKAFSVHSNLTTHQVIHTGEKPYKCNQCGKGFSVHSSLTTHQVIHTGEKPYKCNECGKSFSVRPNLTRHQIIHTGKKPYKCSDCGKSFSVRPNLFRHQIIHTKEKPYKRN, encoded by the coding sequence ATGACTGTACGTCAGGTAAGTCATTCTGGAGAGAAAGGATATAAATGTGATCTGTGTGGCAAGGTCTTTAGTCAAAAATCAAACCTTGCGCGTCATTGgagagttcatactggagagaaaccatacaaatgtaatgaatgtgacAGAAGTTTCAGTCGCAACTCATGCCTTGCACTACATCGGagagttcacactggagagaaaccttacaaatgttaTGAGTGTGACAAGGTCTTCAGTCGAAATTCATGCCTTGCACTACATCAGAAAACTCATattggagagaaaccttacacaTGTAAAgagtgtggcaaagcctttagtgTGAGGTCAACACTTACCAACCATCAGGTAATTCATAGTGGCAAGAAACCTTACAAATGCAATGAATGTGGCAAGGTGTTCAGTCAGACTTCAAGCCTTGCAActcatcagagaattcacactggggAGAAACCATACAAGTGTAATGAATGTGGTAAAGTCTTCAGTCAGACTTCAAGCCTTGCAAGGCATtggagaattcatactggagagaaaccttacaaatgcaATGAATGTGGTAAGGTTTTCAGTTACAATTCACACCTTGCGAGTCATCGgagagttcatactggagagaaaccttacaagtgtaatgagtgtgggaaagcctttagtgTGCATTCGAACTTAACTACCCATCAGGTCAtccatactggagagaagccttacaAATGTAATCAATGTGGCAAAGGCTTCAGTGTGCATTCAAGCCTAACTACCCATCAGGTCAtccatactggagaaaaaccttacaaatgtaatgagtgtggcaaaTCCTTTAGTGTGCGCCCAAACCTCACTAGACATCAGATAATCCATACTGGaaagaaaccttacaaatgtagtGATTGTGGGAAGTCCTTTAGTGTGCGCCCAAACCTCTTCAGACATCAAATTATCCATACTAAGGAGAAAccttataaaagaaattaa
- the ZNF415 gene encoding zinc finger protein 415 isoform X12, protein MSRVDTALKIPVHSTPDLSRNCVIKELAPQQEGNPGEVFHTVTLEQHEKHDIEEFCFREIKKKIHDFDCQWRDDERNCNKVTTAPKENLTCRRDQRDRRGIGNKSIKHQLGLSFLPHPHELQQFQAEGKIYECNHVEKSVNHGSSVSPPQIISSTIKTHVSNKYGTDFICSSLLTQEQKSCIREKPYRYIECDKALNHGSHMTVRQVSHSGEKGYKCDLCGKVFSQKSNLARHWRVHTGEKPYKCNECDRSFSRNSCLALHRRVHTGEKPYKCYECDKVFSRNSCLALHQKTHIGEKPYTCKECGKAFSVRSTLTNHQVIHSGKKPYKCNECGKVFSQTSSLATHQRIHTGEKPYKCNECGKVFSQTSSLARHWRIHTGEKPYKCNECGKVFSYNSHLASHRRVHTGEKPYKCNECGKAFSVHSNLTTHQVIHTGEKPYKCNQCGKGFSVHSSLTTHQVIHTGEKPYKCNECGKSFSVRPNLTRHQIIHTGKKPYKCSDCGKSFSVRPNLFRHQIIHTKEKPYKRN, encoded by the coding sequence ATCTGTCTCGTAACTGTGTAATCAAGGAACTAGCACCACAACAGGAAGGTAACCCAGGAGAAGTATTCCACACAGTGACATTGGAACAACATGAAAAACATGACATTGAAGAGTTTTGCTTCagggaaatcaagaaaaaaatacacgaCTTTGACTGTCAGTGGAGAGATGATGAAAGAAATTGCAACAAAGTGACTACGGCCCCAAAAGAAAATCTTACTTGTAGGAGAGACCAACGCGATAGAAGAGGTATAGGAAACAAGTCTATTAAACATCAGCTTGGATTAAGCTTTCTACCACATCCCCATGAACTGCAGCAGTTTCAAGCTGAAGGGAAAATTTATGAATGTAACCATGTTGAGAAGTCTGTCAACCATGGTTCCTCAGTTTCACCACCCCAAATAATTTCTTCTACCATCAAAACCCATGTTTCTAATAAATATGGGACTGATTTCATCTGTTCTTCATTACTCACACAAGAACAGAAATCATGCATTAGGGAAAAACCTTACAGATATATTGAGTGCGACAAAGCCTTGAATCATGGCTCACACATGACTGTACGTCAGGTAAGTCATTCTGGAGAGAAAGGATATAAATGTGATCTGTGTGGCAAGGTCTTTAGTCAAAAATCAAACCTTGCGCGTCATTGgagagttcatactggagagaaaccatacaaatgtaatgaatgtgacAGAAGTTTCAGTCGCAACTCATGCCTTGCACTACATCGGagagttcacactggagagaaaccttacaaatgttaTGAGTGTGACAAGGTCTTCAGTCGAAATTCATGCCTTGCACTACATCAGAAAACTCATattggagagaaaccttacacaTGTAAAgagtgtggcaaagcctttagtgTGAGGTCAACACTTACCAACCATCAGGTAATTCATAGTGGCAAGAAACCTTACAAATGCAATGAATGTGGCAAGGTGTTCAGTCAGACTTCAAGCCTTGCAActcatcagagaattcacactggggAGAAACCATACAAGTGTAATGAATGTGGTAAAGTCTTCAGTCAGACTTCAAGCCTTGCAAGGCATtggagaattcatactggagagaaaccttacaaatgcaATGAATGTGGTAAGGTTTTCAGTTACAATTCACACCTTGCGAGTCATCGgagagttcatactggagagaaaccttacaagtgtaatgagtgtgggaaagcctttagtgTGCATTCGAACTTAACTACCCATCAGGTCAtccatactggagagaagccttacaAATGTAATCAATGTGGCAAAGGCTTCAGTGTGCATTCAAGCCTAACTACCCATCAGGTCAtccatactggagaaaaaccttacaaatgtaatgagtgtggcaaaTCCTTTAGTGTGCGCCCAAACCTCACTAGACATCAGATAATCCATACTGGaaagaaaccttacaaatgtagtGATTGTGGGAAGTCCTTTAGTGTGCGCCCAAACCTCTTCAGACATCAAATTATCCATACTAAGGAGAAAccttataaaagaaattaa